The DNA window AATTAATGGataaaaaacttcaaaattgatGGAGGAAACTAATAGGGTAGAAAATATGGAAATTTTCATTGACAATACATAAAAGGGTTCAGCTTGAACCCAGCAATTGATGATATCACCTAGCACGAGGTGCGCATAGAGATCTAAAGCTAAAAATCTCTAATCCCTAACGATTACATCAAATTGTTCACTGCATTGCAGTAGCAGTTGCTTGCCAACCCCAATATTCATTTATAGTTACACATAATAATACAAACTATTTCAGAAACTAACCATTAAAATTAGAGTCTGCCCATCCTCACAGACCATCCTATTCAGCTGTTCTCattctttgtaattttttttttcttttttgttagcAGTAATTTTGGGCTTGTAATATGCCAAAACcacatgaaaaagaaactgCAACTAAACTGGTTCTTTTTAGCTAGCAGCGACTGCGTCCGCCCTTGAACTCGTGTCCAAGAGCTGGCACAGTTTTGCACCCGAACTCGAGTTTTTCTTGCAGATGTTACTCTCTTCTTTAATGCTTTTATTCACAGGTCCTTTGATTTCTGTGCTTACAGGCTGTTGCATCCTCTTTTCATTCATGTCTAAAGCTTCGGATCGTCCTGATTGAGCGCTTTTAAGCTTTATCTGTCAAGTTCGAGGcagttttattttgttagaaTTCTATAGATTTGTTTCTGATGAGGAAAAAACTGAAGAGTACATCAATCAAAGAGGGCATCCCACCATCAATGTAgcgttttctttcttaattttctcagAGTTCTCCGACAATCTTTTTATTTCAGATCGAATAGCAACATTCTCCGCAGTCAGTGAATCAACTTTATGAGCTAGTTCTTCTGCCTCAGCCTGATGACAACaccaataaattatattagcttcaaataaaatgacaggcggagaaaaaaaaatgaaacgtTTCTTTTAAGTTCCACTCTACCTGCTTCCTCAACCTTGACCTCCTAGCGGATTCTCTATTTGACTGTTTTCTCCTTTCCCGTTTCagttctttttcattctgggcagaatatgaaaagacataaaattaaGCACTGTTCAAATGAGACCATGCATAACTAAAGTTAAATGACCCAAATTATATCAGGAAACATATGCCAATGTATTGGAATAATTAGAGAGGCATTTCCAAATGTAAACCTGGAGCCAGACTTCAGAAGGCAATACTGAACAAGGTGGAATGCTAGTCGGACTTGTCATCGCGTTTATACTAGAAGGATTCCTCAGTTCCAATGCTGTAGACATTCCAGGGGAAATCACAGATCCAAGTTTTCCAGTCGCATCAGCTGCTTTGGTTGTGCCCAATAACTTGCTAGGGCTTTCATTAATTTCAGCAGCAGTAACTGGACTTGCCTGTGGCTCAATTTTTGCATCCTTACCTGAAATATGAGAGAATGAGGAAATCAAGACCTCATACATATGATTATCAAGCATCCGAGGATTATAATTGAATGATACATTGTCCAGCACTCCTTGGCATAATCATGAAAATTAGCAGATTATTCAGAAATTATGAATCTGTATGTGATTAATTTGAAGTGCACTTCAAGGTTAGCGTAACATCATACAAGCTTTATTTTTTGGTGTCATGGAAACAAACCAAGATAGTCTTACAACTTCATGCGACTTAAGGGGATTGTAGACTTTAGAACTTACATGTCAACAAAGGGTAGGTCATGCACAAAAGCAATAAGGcatcctctctctctttaatgattctgattttttttttttttttttaactaacgTGAAGTTCTTCATTAACTTCTAAGTCTATAATTCAGAAGAGATTCAAGACTAATATCTCTAAGATGTACATAGTGCATCATCATAGCtaacaaaagggaaaaattaaattatcacAAACAATGACTATTCATGTTGGTTAAACACACANATCTCCAGACTAAGTAGACTTGTCTAACCCGCTTAATTAGGTTCATGTTGGCACGAATTCTTTGTTGAAACATATGTTATAATCGGTTGATGTCTTTGTTGAAACATATGTTATAATCGGTTGAACTAATTCATTTAGAGCCAATTATAGTATTGAATTGAGTGTTTATGGTATAAtaaactttcaactttatattcaaactttaaataatGTCGAATAAATTTGTAAACTTCAAATAATATCGAGTAAGTCTAAAGATCTATTATAAGAAACCTGGTGGGTCGAATTGGGAGAAGCAGTAGGGTTTAATTAATGGataaaaaacttcaaaattgatGGAGGAAACTAATAGGGTAGAAAATATGGAAATTTTCATTGACAATACATAAAAGGGTTCAGCTTGAACCCAGCAATTGATGATATCACCTAGCACGAGGTGCGCATAGAGATCTAAAGCTAAAAATCTCTAATCCCTAACGATTACATCAAATTGTTCACTGCATTGCAGTAGCAGTTGCTTGCCAACCCCAATATTCATTTATAGTTACACATAATAATACAAACTATTTCAGAAACTAACCATTAAAATTAGAGTCTGCCCATCCTCACAGACCATCCTATTCAGCTGTTCTCattctttgtaattttttttttcttttttgttagcAGTAATTTTGGGCTTGTAATATGCCAAAACcacatgaaaaagaaactgCAACTAAACTGGTTCTTTTTAGCTAGCAGCGACTGCGTCCGCCCTTGAACTCGTGTCCAAGAGCTGGCACAGTTTTGCACCCGAACTCGAGTTTTTCTTGCAGATGTTACTCTCTTCTTTAATGCTTTTATTCACAGGTCCTTTGATTTCTGTGCTTACAGGCTGTTGCATCCTCTTTTCATTCATGTCTAAAGCTTCGGATCGTCCTGATTGAGCGCTTTTAAGCTTTATCTGTCAAGTTCGAGGcagttttattttgttagaaTTCTATAGATTTGTTTCTGATGAGGAAAAAACTGAAGAGTACATCAATCAAAGAGGGCATCCCACCATCAATGTAgcgttttctttcttaattttctcagAGTTCTCCGACAATCTTTTTATTTCAGATCGAATAGCAACATTCTCCGCAGTCAGTGAATCAACTTTATGAGCTAGTTCTTCTGCCTCAGCCTGATGACAACaccaataaattatattagcttcaaataaaatgacaggcggagaaaaaaaaatgaaacgtTTCTTTTAAGTTCCACTCTACCTGCTTCCTCAACCTTGACCTCCTAGCGGATTCTCTATTTGACTGTTTTCTCCTTTCCCGTTTCagttctttttcattctgggcagaatatgaaaagacataaaattaaGCACTGTTCAAATGAGACCATGCATAACTAAAGTTAAATGACCCAAATTATATCAGGAAACATATGCCAATGTATTGGAATA is part of the Cucurbita pepo subsp. pepo cultivar mu-cu-16 chromosome LG03, ASM280686v2, whole genome shotgun sequence genome and encodes:
- the LOC111790883 gene encoding common plant regulatory factor 1-like, which translates into the protein MLDNHMYEVLISSFSHISGKDAKIEPQASPVTAAEINESPSKLLGTTKAADATGKLGSVISPGMSTALELRNPSSINAMTSPTSIPPCSVLPSEVWLQNEKELKRERRKQSNRESARRSRLRKQAEAEELAHKVDSLTAENVAIRSEIKRLSENSEKIKKENATLMIKLKSAQSGRSEALDMNEKRMQQPVSTEIKGPVNKSIKEESNICKKNSSSGAKLCQLLDTSSRADAVAAS